From Amycolatopsis cihanbeyliensis, a single genomic window includes:
- a CDS encoding alpha/beta fold hydrolase, whose amino-acid sequence MAEFVLVAGAWLGSWAWAEVVPPLRAAGHGAHPLTLSGLADKRGLPAGQQTHVQDIVDEVERHDLREVVLVGHSYSGIPVGQAAERIGDRLARVVFVDSNVPADGESFVSPWPEGRAAVEASIAANGGFWAPPATADYTGQGLTEGQVARIVGGSTPHPGATLTEPAVLRRPLGELPTTYVKCLLDGERPSPDVAELLAAGERWRLVTMDTGHWPMFSRPRELARILLEATGTVAL is encoded by the coding sequence ATGGCGGAGTTCGTACTGGTGGCGGGCGCGTGGCTGGGATCCTGGGCCTGGGCGGAGGTGGTGCCGCCGCTACGGGCGGCCGGGCACGGTGCGCATCCGTTGACGCTGTCCGGGCTGGCGGACAAGCGTGGCCTTCCGGCAGGGCAGCAGACGCACGTCCAGGACATCGTGGACGAGGTCGAACGCCATGACCTGCGCGAGGTCGTCCTGGTCGGGCACAGCTACTCGGGTATCCCGGTCGGGCAGGCCGCGGAGCGGATCGGCGACCGGCTGGCCAGGGTGGTCTTCGTCGACTCCAACGTCCCGGCCGACGGCGAGTCCTTCGTGTCGCCCTGGCCGGAGGGCCGAGCCGCGGTGGAGGCCTCGATCGCGGCCAACGGCGGGTTCTGGGCGCCGCCGGCCACGGCGGACTACACGGGCCAGGGCCTCACCGAGGGGCAGGTCGCCCGGATCGTCGGCGGCTCCACCCCGCACCCCGGGGCCACCCTCACCGAACCCGCCGTGCTGCGCCGCCCGCTCGGCGAGTTGCCCACGACCTACGTCAAGTGCCTGCTCGACGGCGAGCGGCCGAGCCCCGATGTGGCCGAGCTACTGGCCGCAGGCGAGCGCTGGCGACTGGTCACCATGGACACCGGTCACTGGCCGATGTTCTCTCGACCGCGGGAACTGGCCCGGATTCTCCTGGAGGCGACCGGAACGGTGGCCCTATGA
- a CDS encoding phytanoyl-CoA dioxygenase family protein, with protein sequence MSLTAEQVERFVTDGFVKLEGAFPVEAGERCVDELWAATGCARDDPTTWTEPVVRLGGFATPPFQEAATTAVLHAAFDRLAGEGRWIPRVGLGTFPVRFPGAAQPGDDGWHVDASYAGPQGEGRVNLRSRERALLMLFLFSDVGPDDAPTRIRVGSHLDVPPLLETRGDEGREWMSLCRDAVPASEHRPVALATGALGDMYLCHPFLVHAAQPHRGRAPRFMAQPPLYAKDPLDLQDGQPSPVARAVLDDLRR encoded by the coding sequence ATGTCTCTCACCGCTGAGCAGGTCGAGCGGTTCGTCACCGATGGCTTCGTCAAGCTCGAAGGGGCTTTTCCGGTCGAGGCCGGGGAACGGTGCGTGGACGAGTTGTGGGCGGCCACCGGATGCGCGCGGGACGACCCGACGACCTGGACCGAGCCCGTCGTGCGGCTGGGCGGGTTCGCGACACCGCCGTTCCAGGAAGCCGCAACCACCGCCGTGCTGCACGCGGCGTTCGACCGGCTCGCCGGCGAAGGCCGGTGGATTCCCCGCGTCGGTCTCGGCACCTTTCCCGTCCGTTTCCCCGGTGCCGCGCAACCCGGCGATGACGGATGGCATGTGGACGCCAGCTACGCCGGGCCGCAAGGGGAGGGCAGGGTCAACCTCCGCTCCCGAGAGCGCGCGTTGCTGATGCTGTTCCTGTTCTCGGACGTCGGCCCCGACGACGCTCCGACGCGGATCCGGGTCGGCTCCCATCTCGACGTGCCCCCGCTGCTCGAAACCCGCGGTGACGAAGGGCGCGAATGGATGTCGCTGTGCCGCGACGCCGTCCCCGCCTCCGAGCATCGACCTGTCGCGCTGGCGACAGGCGCCCTCGGCGACATGTACCTGTGCCACCCGTTCCTGGTGCACGCCGCCCAGCCGCACCGCGGACGCGCGCCCCGCTTCATGGCCCAACCACCGCTGTACGCCAAGGACCCGCTCGATCTTCAGGACGGGCAGCCGAGTCCTGTCGCCCGCGCCGTGCTCGACGACCTCCGGCGCTGA
- a CDS encoding TetR/AcrR family transcriptional regulator yields the protein METGNGQRNAGSDEQAEGAAAVPRRLLAVATRLFAEQGFDRTSVQEIVATAGVTKGAMYHYFDSKDDLLSEIYGRVLREQTDRLEKFAVTEAPLRERLASAASDVVVSSIANLDDTKIFMESMHQLDPEKRRAVRAERRRYHERFRGLIEEGQRAGEFRTDKPAEVIVDFFFGAVHHLAFWYRSDGELSAQQVGDHFADLLMSSLRPVR from the coding sequence ATGGAAACGGGTAACGGGCAACGGAACGCGGGATCCGACGAGCAGGCGGAGGGCGCGGCCGCGGTGCCGCGGAGGCTGCTCGCCGTGGCGACGCGGCTGTTCGCCGAGCAGGGTTTCGACCGGACCTCGGTGCAGGAGATCGTGGCGACGGCCGGGGTCACCAAGGGCGCGATGTACCACTACTTCGACTCCAAGGACGACCTGCTTTCCGAGATCTACGGCCGGGTGCTGCGGGAACAGACCGATCGGCTGGAGAAGTTCGCCGTCACGGAGGCGCCGCTGCGCGAGCGGCTGGCCTCGGCCGCGTCCGATGTGGTGGTCAGCAGCATCGCGAACCTGGACGACACCAAGATCTTCATGGAGTCGATGCATCAGCTGGATCCGGAGAAGCGGCGTGCTGTGCGTGCCGAGCGGCGCCGCTATCACGAGCGGTTTCGCGGGCTGATCGAGGAAGGTCAGCGGGCGGGGGAGTTCCGTACGGACAAGCCGGCGGAGGTGATCGTGGACTTCTTCTTCGGCGCCGTGCACCACCTCGCGTTCTGGTACCGCAGCGACGGCGAGCTGTCCGCCCAGCAGGTCGGCGACCATTTCGCCGATCTGCTGATGAGCTCGTTGCGCCCGGTGCGGTGA
- a CDS encoding PLP-dependent aminotransferase family protein, translating into MVGEMDRFQDGSALATLLGDWTAGPGPLYRKLADALARAAEEGALRSGERLPSERELAGVLAVSRATVVGAYDELRAREVLERRQGSGTRVNGKVRSARSDGGVRGGRAGVIFQRLIDGPGPLISLACAAEQGAPEVTEALADVVREDMPDLLADPGYHPSGLPLLRAAIAEHYTRLGLPTGPEQVLVTTGAQQALVLVAEVYLRTASSVVVESPSWPACLDIFRSVNAELVPVPLDDEGIETRELAAALAAHHPSLLYVMPTYHNPTGIQMSATRRRRVAELAARHGVTVLEDNAYAGIALEEERGTAPLPLAAYLPSGAEAITVASLGKAVWGGLRIGWVRGPAEIIERCARRKALADLGSPVIDQALAARLVPRLDELAPARAAIQRERRKLLERLLREYLPDWRWRSPDGGSSLWVALPEGSADVFAQLALRHGVEVVPGSSADFTGAHDNYLRIPFTLEPAVLSEMVGRLARAWTELRRHGPRDNRPLRPII; encoded by the coding sequence ATGGTGGGTGAAATGGATCGTTTTCAGGATGGTTCGGCACTCGCGACTCTGCTCGGTGACTGGACCGCGGGACCGGGACCGCTGTACCGCAAGCTGGCCGACGCGCTCGCCAGGGCCGCCGAGGAGGGTGCGCTGCGCAGCGGCGAGCGCCTGCCCTCGGAACGCGAACTGGCCGGCGTCCTGGCCGTGAGCAGGGCGACCGTGGTCGGTGCCTACGACGAGCTGCGCGCGCGGGAGGTACTGGAGCGGCGGCAGGGCAGCGGTACCCGGGTGAACGGGAAGGTGCGTTCGGCGCGCAGCGACGGCGGGGTGCGGGGCGGCCGGGCCGGGGTGATCTTCCAGCGGCTCATCGACGGGCCCGGTCCACTGATCTCATTGGCCTGTGCCGCCGAGCAAGGTGCCCCCGAGGTGACCGAGGCGCTGGCCGACGTCGTCCGGGAGGATATGCCGGACCTGCTCGCCGACCCCGGGTATCACCCGAGCGGCCTGCCCCTGCTCCGCGCGGCGATCGCCGAGCACTACACCCGGCTCGGCCTGCCGACCGGTCCGGAGCAGGTGCTGGTCACCACGGGCGCGCAGCAGGCTCTGGTGCTGGTCGCCGAGGTGTACCTGCGTACAGCCTCCTCGGTGGTGGTCGAGTCGCCGAGTTGGCCCGCCTGCCTGGACATCTTCCGGTCCGTGAACGCCGAGCTGGTCCCGGTGCCGCTGGACGACGAGGGCATCGAGACGCGGGAACTGGCCGCGGCACTGGCCGCGCACCACCCGAGCCTGCTGTACGTGATGCCGACCTATCACAACCCGACCGGTATCCAGATGTCGGCGACCCGGCGTCGCAGGGTGGCCGAGCTCGCCGCCCGGCACGGGGTGACCGTGCTGGAGGACAACGCCTACGCGGGCATCGCGTTGGAGGAGGAGCGGGGGACCGCCCCGTTGCCGCTGGCCGCGTACCTCCCGTCCGGGGCCGAGGCGATCACCGTGGCCTCCCTCGGCAAGGCCGTGTGGGGCGGGCTGCGGATCGGGTGGGTACGCGGGCCCGCCGAGATCATCGAGCGGTGTGCCCGCCGTAAGGCGCTTGCCGACCTGGGTAGTCCGGTGATCGACCAGGCGCTGGCCGCCCGGCTGGTGCCGCGCCTCGACGAGCTCGCCCCGGCGCGCGCGGCCATCCAGCGGGAGCGGCGCAAGCTGCTGGAACGGCTGCTGCGCGAGTACCTGCCCGACTGGCGCTGGCGCAGCCCGGACGGCGGTTCCTCGCTCTGGGTCGCGCTGCCCGAGGGCAGCGCCGACGTGTTCGCCCAGCTCGCGTTGCGCCACGGGGTGGAGGTGGTCCCCGGCTCGTCGGCCGACTTCACCGGGGCGCACGACAACTATCTCCGGATTCCGTTCACCCTCGAGCCCGCCGTGCTGTCCGAGATGGTGGGTCGCCTCGCGCGGGCGTGGACCGAGTTGCGGCGGCATGGTCCACGGGACAATCGCCCGTTGCGGCCGATTATCTGA
- a CDS encoding SDR family oxidoreductase, producing the protein MSAELPGAGVVITGGAGGIGAALARRFAAEGARVGVADLDADACRAVADEVGGVPLPGDAATEDGVRALIEAARDALGSIDVFCANAGVAPTGGPEAPEDAWAGAWEVNVMAHVRAARLLLPDWLARGRGHFLAVVSAAGLLTSLGSAPYSVSKHGALAFAEWLAATYRHRGITVQAVCPQGVRTRMLADTGPAGRLIMGESAIAPEQVADSVLAAWPEGRFLVLPHPEVADYYAARATQNERWLGGMNKLQRKVEDALG; encoded by the coding sequence GTGAGTGCCGAGCTGCCCGGGGCCGGTGTGGTGATCACCGGCGGCGCGGGCGGGATCGGTGCGGCACTGGCCCGGCGGTTCGCGGCCGAAGGTGCCAGGGTGGGAGTCGCCGACCTCGATGCGGACGCCTGCCGGGCGGTGGCCGACGAGGTGGGCGGGGTGCCGCTGCCCGGCGACGCCGCGACCGAGGACGGCGTGCGGGCACTGATCGAGGCCGCGCGGGACGCGCTCGGCTCGATCGACGTGTTCTGCGCGAACGCCGGTGTGGCGCCCACCGGCGGCCCCGAGGCGCCCGAGGACGCCTGGGCCGGGGCCTGGGAGGTCAACGTGATGGCGCACGTCCGCGCCGCCCGGCTGCTGCTGCCGGACTGGCTGGCCCGCGGCCGCGGGCACTTCCTCGCCGTCGTGTCCGCGGCGGGACTGCTGACCAGCCTCGGCTCCGCCCCGTACTCGGTGTCCAAGCACGGCGCGCTGGCCTTCGCGGAGTGGCTGGCCGCGACCTACCGGCACCGCGGCATCACCGTGCAGGCGGTCTGCCCGCAGGGGGTGCGGACCAGGATGCTCGCCGACACCGGGCCGGCCGGCCGGTTGATCATGGGCGAGTCCGCCATCGCGCCCGAACAGGTCGCCGACAGCGTCCTGGCAGCCTGGCCGGAAGGGCGTTTCCTGGTGCTGCCGCACCCGGAGGTCGCCGACTACTACGCGGCGAGGGCCACCCAGAACGAGCGTTGGCTCGGTGGGATGAACAAGCTGCAGCGCAAGGTCGAGGACGCGCTGGGGTGA
- a CDS encoding SDR family oxidoreductase — MDSLKDRVAIVTGASRGIGLGIAEELVARGARVCVTARKPEPLAEAVAGLGGEQVAIGVPGKADDPAHQEEAVARTIEAFGRLDLLVNNTGINPVYGPIVDIEPEAASKILGVNVLAPLGWVRRARDAWMGEHGGAVVNVASVAGLGASPGIGMYGVSKAALIRLTTELAYELGPGIRVNAVAPAVVKTRFATALYEGREEEAAAPYPLKRLGVPADVAGAVAFLLSEQAGWITGQTLVLDGGVTLAGGL; from the coding sequence GTGGACTCGCTCAAGGATCGCGTCGCCATCGTCACCGGCGCAAGCCGCGGCATCGGGCTGGGCATCGCCGAGGAACTCGTGGCGCGCGGCGCCAGGGTGTGCGTCACCGCGCGCAAGCCCGAGCCGCTCGCCGAGGCCGTGGCCGGTCTCGGCGGCGAGCAGGTGGCCATCGGGGTACCCGGCAAGGCCGATGACCCCGCGCACCAGGAGGAGGCGGTCGCCCGCACGATCGAGGCCTTCGGCCGGCTCGACCTGCTGGTCAACAACACCGGGATCAACCCGGTCTACGGGCCGATCGTGGACATCGAGCCGGAGGCCGCCAGCAAGATCCTCGGGGTCAACGTGCTGGCGCCGCTGGGCTGGGTCCGCCGCGCACGGGACGCCTGGATGGGGGAGCACGGCGGGGCGGTGGTGAACGTGGCCTCGGTCGCCGGGCTGGGAGCCTCGCCCGGTATCGGCATGTACGGGGTCAGCAAGGCCGCGCTGATCCGGCTGACCACGGAGCTGGCGTACGAGCTGGGCCCGGGTATCCGGGTGAACGCGGTGGCCCCCGCCGTGGTGAAGACGCGGTTCGCCACCGCGCTGTACGAGGGCAGGGAGGAGGAGGCCGCCGCGCCCTACCCGCTGAAGCGGCTCGGTGTCCCGGCCGATGTCGCGGGCGCGGTCGCGTTCCTGCTGTCCGAGCAGGCGGGCTGGATCACCGGCCAGACACTGGTGCTGGACGGTGGCGTGACGCTGGCCGGTGGCCTGTGA